Genomic DNA from Candidatus Rokuibacteriota bacterium:
CAGAACTGCGCAGCTCGGGTAGAGCAGCTTCAGGTTCCGGCGGATGGGGTGGACGGTCAACGCCAGCGTCGCCGCCACGTTGAGCACGATGGCCGTCCAGATCCCCGGGACCAGGGCGTCGTGGCCGTGCAGACCAAAGAATAGGTACGTCGCGCTCGCGCTGTGCTCTGTCGGCGCGTAGAACTCCTTGAACAGCTCTGAGCCCAGCATCACCAGATTCACCTGTGCCGCGACCGTGGTGATGAGGGCGAGCTTGTCGAGCGTCTTGGTCTCGATCGGGTACCCAGCCCAACGCCGAATAGCGCCGAGCGTGATGATCATCAAGGCGGGGCCTCCGGCGAAGGCCGACGCGAGGAATCGGGGGCCGAGGAGCGAGGAGTTCCAGAACGGGCGGGAGACCAGCCCGGCGTACAGGAACGCCGTCACCAGGTGGATGCCAAACGCCCAGAACACCGACAGGAACACGGCCGGAACGTAGAGCGTCCGGTTGGGATGGCGGTCGCG
This window encodes:
- the nrfD gene encoding polysulfide reductase NrfD, coding for MCLAFVTLDMGGPARLWHLIPGIGLFNWPRSMLTWDVIVLNGYLVLNAVIPFYILYCHYRDRHPNRTLYVPAVFLSVFWAFGIHLVTAFLYAGLVSRPFWNSSLLGPRFLASAFAGGPALMIITLGAIRRWAGYPIETKTLDKLALITTVAAQVNLVMLGSELFKEFYAPTEHSASATYLFFGLHGHDALVPGIWTAIVLNVAATLALTVHPIRRNLKLLYPSCAVLFVAIWVEKGLGLIVPGFVPSPLGEVVDYVPTWVEIAVTIGVWAMGAFIFTGLARVAIGVELGRLRAPKSP